AAGTGAAGAGAACGATCAATGGAATCGAAGAGATACAAGAAGCCGCTATTCAACTGGAATACCCACAGGCAAAGATTATCTCCGATGAATCTTTAGACCTTGGAGAAATTAATCTGGCATTAAAAAAGGTAGGGAACTATGCCATTTCTGAAGAATATCAAGAGACCGTACAAGCTCCGCTCCCTAAGATCAAAAAACAAGAACCACTCGCTGAGAAGTCCATTACCACCTACAAACCACTGATCCTTATTGTAGGGTTCATTGCTGTGGTAACAGCTTTGAGCCAATACCCATTCAATGAATTTTCGGGGATGTTGTGGATGCGCCACTTTATGGCAGGGTTCTTCATTGTCTTTGCTTTTTTCAAGCTGCTAAACTTGACAGGCTTTGCGAACTCTTATCGAATGTACGATATAGTAGCCGCTAAATGGAAAGCCTGGGGATACGCTTACCCATTTGTTGAACTAGCCCTGGGATTGCTCTATTTATTGAATATTGCACCGTTTTTCACAAACATGGTGACAGTTATCGTCTTGGGCATAAGCAGCATCGGAGTGATTAAAAGCAACCTGAACAAGAAGAAGATCAAATGTGCCTGCCTGGGAGATGTATTCAATTTACCCATGAGTACAGTCACCATTGTAGAGGATCTATCCATGGTAGCTATGGCTGCAGCTATGCTTGTTTTCACTTAGGTCGTTACAAAATTCTGTAATCATTTCTCAAAATTCTATAAACCCTTCTCTGTAAGAAATCCGTATATTGCATTATAAGTGAAAAGAATAATCTCCATATCGCTTGCTTTGCTCATGTTGGTTTCCAGCGTGGGTTTCTCTATGAACACACATTTTTGTGGTGGCGTAGCGGTTGAGACTTCTTTTTCAATCGGACTTCATAATCCTGATTGCGGAATGTCCGATATGGATGGAGACTGCAAAAAAGAACCATCCTCAGAAGAACAGGTAAAACCTAAACCCTGTTGTGAAAATCAACATGAGGTACTTCAATTAGATGAGAATGCAAATCTTCAAGCCTTCTCTGTTGATGTGAATCCTGTTTTCTTTGTTGCTTTCATTCACACTTATGTTCAGCCGATTCTATTTGCTGATCAAGCTTTTGTTCATAACACTTATTACTCTCCTCCCATACCTGATAAGGATATTCAAGTCCTTTTTCAGACCTTTTTAATTTAATCCGCATAGTACAATTTGATGTTCCTGGTCTTGTGACTATGGAGCATAGTGGCATTTCCTGCCATTGAACAATTCTTTTCTGTTCAATCAAATTCAATTGTATTATGCTCAATAAAATCATAAAATATTTCTTAGAGAATAAGTTGGTCACTGTTCTCGTCCTTACAGGTTTTGTAGCCTGGGGAATTGTAACTGCTCCATTTGGATGGCAAGTGGGTGCATTGCCTTCTGACCCTGTTCCGGTGGATGCCATACCAGACATAGGAGAAAACCAACAAATTGTTTTTACCCAATGGGCTGGCCGTTCGCCACAGGATATTGAGGATCAAATCTCTTATCCTTTAACTACTTATTTACTAGGAATCCCAGGAGTAAAATCTATTAGAAGTTCATCCATCTTCGGTTTTTCCAGTATCTATATCATCTTCTCAGAAGATGTGGAGTTCTATTGGTCACGATCCAGAATACTCGAAAAACTCAACTCACTACCCTCTGGCTTACTCCCTGATGCCGTCCAGCCTGCATTGGGGCCAGATGCCACCGCCTTAGGGCAGGTGTATTGGTACACCATTGAAGGAAGGGACAAAAACGGAAATCCAACTGGCGGTTGGGATTTGCACGAAATCCGCACAGTTCAGGACTTCTATGTGAAGTATGGATTAAATGCAACAGAAGGAGTTTCAGAAGTTGCTTCCATTGGCGGTTTTATTCAGGAATACCAAATTGATGTAAATCCTGACGCATTGAAAGCCTACAACATCCCCTTGCATAAAGTCATGCAGGCAGTACAAAAATCCAATAAGGATGTTGGTGCAAAGACCATAGAAATCAATCAGGCTGAATATTTAGTTCGTGGTTTAGGATATGTCAAGAAAGTAGAAGACATAGAAAAGGCAGTAGTTGCAGTACAAGACAATGTGCCTATAAGGATAAAAGACATTGGTGTAGTATCTCTTGGCCCCGCTACAAGACGAGGTATTTTGGACAAAGATGGTGCTGAAGTAGTAGGTGGCGTTGTAGTAGCTCGATATGGAGCGAATCCCTTGCAGGTCATCAACAATGTAAAAGCCAAAATTATTGAAATAGCACCCGGCCTTCCCAAGAAAACATTGGCTGACGGTAGAGAAAGCCAGCTTACAATTGTCCCGTTTTATGATCGCTCAGAATTGATCTATGAAACCTTAGGTACACTGGAAGAAGCCTTGTCGCTGGAAATTCTCATTACCATTCTGGTGGTGATTGTGATGGTATATAACCTAAGAGCTTCATTCCTTATTTCCAGCCTTTTGCCCATTGCCGTGCTCATGGTGTTTATTGCCATGCGATACTTTGGTGTCGATGCGAATATTGTAGCACTATCAGGAATAGCCATTGCCATCGGAACAATGGTGGACTTAGGTATTATTCTTTCTGAAAATATCATCAAGCATATTGATGAAGCCCCACCAAGCCAAAAACTAATTGATACCATTTACAATGGAGCATCAGAGGTGGCCACTGCGATATTAACGGCTGTCTCTACCACAATTGTGAGTTTTGTCCCTGTATTTACCATGCAGGCAGCAGAAGGCAAGCTGTTTGGTCCTCTGGCTTTTACAAAGACTTTTGCCCTTTTAGCTGCATTGATCGTTTCATTGCTGATTTTGCCAACACTGGCACATTGGTTTTTCGGCTTTAATATTAAAAACAAGTTCTTAAAAAAATACGGCCACTACGGCTTAGTCCT
Above is a genomic segment from Cryomorphaceae bacterium 1068 containing:
- a CDS encoding cation transporter, producing the protein MTKEYTITGMTCTGCLAKVKRTINGIEEIQEAAIQLEYPQAKIISDESLDLGEINLALKKVGNYAISEEYQETVQAPLPKIKKQEPLAEKSITTYKPLILIVGFIAVVTALSQYPFNEFSGMLWMRHFMAGFFIVFAFFKLLNLTGFANSYRMYDIVAAKWKAWGYAYPFVELALGLLYLLNIAPFFTNMVTVIVLGISSIGVIKSNLNKKKIKCACLGDVFNLPMSTVTIVEDLSMVAMAAAMLVFT